In one window of Janthinobacterium sp. 1_2014MBL_MicDiv DNA:
- the rseP gene encoding RIP metalloprotease RseP: MTLITTLLAFIVALGSLITLHELGHYLVARWCGVKVLRFSIGMGKVVYSRKFGKDQTEWAISALPLGGYVSMLDSRAQDLSGLPESELRREFTRQSVWRRIAIVAAGPLANFLVAIVLYAGLFMHGIEEPSSKLGSVAEQTAAYTAGLRSGDTVESVNGKAVASWSELRWELIQAALDKQQARIEVRRPDRGVQEANLPTASLTEADLEGDVLGKLGLTLARSAPTMMEIMPGGAAARAGLQKDDQILAIDGKPVQDVAAIIDILSRAPGRTLQLQLLRQGRDLNLSITPEAVPGAGAGGAVTVGKIQAKLGQVPDMITVASGPFAAVGKATTKVWDTSVMSLKMLGKMITGQVSLKNVTGPITIADYAGQTARIGLISYLSFIAFISISLGVMNLLPIPVLDGGHLLYYSLEVLTGRPLPERVGEIAQRLGIGLLLTLMVLAVFNDVLRLIN, translated from the coding sequence ATGACGCTCATTACCACCTTGCTGGCGTTTATCGTCGCGCTCGGTTCGCTGATTACCCTGCATGAGCTGGGCCACTACCTGGTGGCGCGCTGGTGCGGCGTGAAGGTGCTGCGTTTTTCCATCGGCATGGGGAAAGTGGTGTATTCGCGCAAGTTTGGCAAGGACCAGACGGAATGGGCCATTTCCGCGCTGCCGCTGGGCGGCTATGTGAGCATGCTCGACAGCCGTGCGCAGGACTTGAGCGGCTTGCCGGAAAGCGAATTGCGCCGCGAATTCACACGCCAGAGCGTGTGGCGCCGCATCGCCATCGTGGCCGCCGGCCCGCTGGCCAATTTCCTCGTCGCCATCGTGCTGTACGCGGGCCTGTTCATGCATGGCATCGAAGAGCCATCGAGCAAGCTCGGTTCCGTGGCGGAACAGACGGCCGCCTACACGGCGGGCCTGCGCAGCGGCGACACGGTCGAGAGCGTGAATGGCAAGGCCGTGGCCAGCTGGTCCGAGCTGCGCTGGGAACTGATCCAGGCCGCGCTCGACAAGCAGCAGGCGCGCATCGAAGTACGCCGGCCCGACCGCGGCGTGCAGGAAGCGAACCTGCCGACGGCCAGCCTGACGGAAGCGGATCTGGAAGGCGACGTGCTGGGCAAGCTGGGCCTGACCCTGGCCCGCTCTGCGCCGACCATGATGGAAATCATGCCCGGTGGCGCCGCCGCGCGCGCCGGTTTGCAGAAGGACGACCAGATCCTGGCCATCGACGGCAAGCCCGTGCAGGACGTCGCTGCCATCATCGATATCCTGAGCCGCGCGCCGGGCCGGACCCTGCAATTGCAACTGCTGCGTCAAGGGCGGGACTTGAACCTGTCCATCACGCCCGAAGCCGTGCCGGGCGCCGGTGCCGGGGGAGCTGTAACAGTTGGTAAGATCCAGGCGAAGCTGGGCCAGGTGCCGGATATGATCACCGTGGCATCGGGACCGTTCGCCGCCGTGGGCAAGGCCACCACCAAGGTATGGGATACCAGCGTGATGAGCCTGAAAATGCTGGGTAAAATGATCACCGGCCAGGTTTCGCTGAAGAATGTGACGGGGCCGATTACCATCGCCGATTACGCGGGCCAGACGGCGCGCATCGGCCTGATAAGCTACCTGAGCTTCATCGCCTTCATCAGTATCAGTCTGGGCGTGATGAATTTGCTACCCATTCCTGTTCTGGATGGCGGGCATTTGCTGTATTATTCGCTGGAAGTTTTGACCGGACGCCCCTTGCCGGAGCGCGTAGGCGAGATTGCCCAACGCCTGGGGATCGGTCTGTTGCTGACCTTGATGGTGCTTGCCGTCTTCAATGACGTATTGCGGCTGATTAATTAA
- the frr gene encoding ribosome recycling factor, with protein MSLADVKKNTQERMTKSLETLKADLAKVRTGRAHTGILDHVMVDYYGSPTALTQVANVTLIDARTIGVQPYEKKMATTVEKAIRDADLGLNPSAQGDMIRVPTPPLTEERRKEMVKLVKSEAEDAKIAVRNIRRDANESLKKLVKEKACSEDDERRSSEEVQKLTDKFIADIDKMVVDKEKEVLTV; from the coding sequence ATGTCCTTAGCTGACGTTAAAAAGAACACCCAGGAACGCATGACGAAGTCGCTGGAAACGCTGAAGGCCGACCTGGCCAAGGTACGTACCGGCCGCGCGCATACGGGTATCCTGGACCACGTGATGGTCGATTACTACGGTTCGCCGACGGCGCTGACCCAGGTTGCCAACGTGACCCTGATCGACGCGCGCACCATCGGCGTGCAGCCATACGAGAAAAAAATGGCCACCACCGTCGAAAAAGCCATCCGCGACGCCGACCTGGGCCTGAACCCATCGGCGCAGGGCGACATGATCCGCGTGCCGACTCCGCCGTTGACGGAAGAGCGCCGCAAGGAAATGGTCAAGCTGGTCAAGAGCGAAGCGGAAGACGCGAAAATTGCCGTGCGTAATATCCGCCGCGATGCAAACGAGTCGCTGAAAAAACTGGTCAAGGAAAAAGCCTGCTCCGAAGATGACGAGCGCCGCTCGTCGGAAGAAGTGCAGAAGCTGACGGACAAGTTCATCGCCGACATCGACAAGATGGTCGTCGACAAAGAAAAAGAAGTGCTGACCGTCTAG
- the bamA gene encoding outer membrane protein assembly factor BamA, with translation MKLHSARFALPSFRRSLIGAAVMAFCAGHALAVQPFTVKDIRVEGIQRTEAGTVFSYLPVRVGETFSDEKSVAAIKALYATGFFKDVRLEVDGDVLVVLVEERPAIASVEFTGTKEFEKDVLVKALKEIGVGEAKIFDKASVDRAEQELKRQYLSHGLYGVKITTTVTPIERNRVNVVFAVDEGDVARIKQINIVGNKAFSDKELREQLALNTGGWFSWYTKADQYSKTKLTGDIESLKSYYLDRGYIEMQVDSTQVSITPDKKDIYLTINITEGEKYKIAGTKFEGEMFGREEELKALNLMREGEIYSGARLTATNKRIQDRLATFGYAFANVNANPEINREKHEVGFTFFIDPGKRVYVRHMNIAGNTTTRDEVIRREFRQFESSWYDSNKIKLSRDRVDRLGYFKDVTIDTPEAQGTNDQVDVNVTVVEKPTGNFLIGGAFSQSEKFTLSASISQANFAGSGNTVGIELNTSHYSRTIAFSQTNPYYTDDGISRSFEVYLRTTEPPALNIGSYKIKQTGGRVSFGVPFSEMDTVFFGIGAERSRIETDQTSPLRFRQYVIDNGGPSDGIGSATTNSIPLTAAWQRDSRDSALTPSIGRYQRINLEADLIGDQKYFRAIYEHQYFRPLFSKVTLALKGEIDYGHGIGNHVYPVFKNFYGGGIGSVRGYLSSSLGAVEPSTNDALGGASRLIANAELQMPFPGSGNDRSLRWFGFLDGGQVYQEGEKMRISQMRYSAGLGISWISPVGPLKLSYAKPLNAKPTDRLERFQFQMGTGF, from the coding sequence ATGAAATTACATTCTGCTCGTTTTGCCTTGCCTTCCTTTCGCCGCAGCCTGATCGGCGCTGCCGTCATGGCCTTCTGTGCCGGCCACGCGCTGGCCGTCCAGCCGTTCACTGTCAAGGACATCCGGGTCGAAGGGATCCAGCGTACCGAAGCGGGCACTGTCTTCAGCTATCTGCCGGTGCGGGTCGGCGAGACGTTCTCCGACGAGAAGAGCGTTGCCGCCATCAAGGCCCTGTATGCGACGGGTTTCTTCAAGGATGTGCGCCTGGAAGTCGATGGCGACGTGCTGGTGGTGCTGGTCGAGGAACGCCCGGCCATCGCTTCGGTGGAATTTACCGGCACCAAGGAATTTGAAAAAGACGTGCTGGTCAAGGCACTCAAGGAGATTGGCGTGGGTGAAGCCAAGATCTTCGACAAGGCGTCCGTCGACCGCGCGGAACAGGAACTCAAGCGCCAGTACCTGTCGCATGGCCTGTACGGCGTGAAGATCACCACCACCGTCACGCCGATCGAGCGCAACCGCGTCAACGTGGTATTCGCCGTCGACGAGGGCGACGTGGCCCGCATCAAGCAGATCAACATTGTCGGCAACAAGGCGTTTTCGGACAAGGAATTGCGCGAGCAGCTGGCCCTGAACACGGGCGGCTGGTTCAGCTGGTACACCAAGGCCGACCAGTATTCGAAGACCAAGCTGACGGGCGATATTGAATCGCTTAAGTCCTACTACCTCGATCGCGGCTATATCGAGATGCAGGTCGATTCGACCCAGGTCTCCATCACGCCCGATAAAAAAGATATCTACCTGACGATCAATATCACCGAAGGCGAGAAATACAAGATCGCCGGCACCAAGTTCGAAGGCGAGATGTTCGGCCGCGAAGAAGAGCTGAAGGCCCTGAACCTGATGCGCGAAGGCGAGATCTATTCCGGCGCGCGCCTGACGGCGACGAACAAGCGCATCCAGGACCGCCTGGCCACGTTCGGCTACGCCTTTGCCAACGTCAACGCCAATCCCGAGATCAACCGCGAAAAGCATGAAGTGGGCTTTACCTTCTTCATCGATCCGGGCAAGCGCGTCTACGTGCGCCACATGAATATCGCCGGCAATACCACTACGCGCGATGAAGTCATCCGCCGCGAATTCCGCCAGTTCGAATCGTCCTGGTACGACAGCAACAAGATCAAGCTGTCGCGCGACCGCGTCGACCGCCTCGGCTACTTCAAGGACGTGACCATCGACACGCCGGAAGCGCAGGGCACCAACGACCAGGTCGACGTCAACGTGACGGTGGTGGAAAAACCGACCGGCAACTTCCTGATCGGCGGCGCGTTCTCGCAATCGGAAAAATTCACGCTGTCGGCCTCGATTTCCCAGGCCAACTTCGCCGGTAGCGGCAACACGGTCGGCATCGAACTCAATACCAGCCATTACAGCCGCACCATCGCGTTTTCGCAAACCAATCCGTATTACACGGATGACGGCATCTCGCGCAGCTTCGAAGTCTACCTGCGCACGACGGAACCACCGGCGCTGAACATCGGCAGCTACAAGATCAAGCAGACCGGTGGTCGCGTCAGTTTCGGCGTGCCGTTCTCGGAAATGGATACCGTCTTCTTCGGTATCGGCGCCGAGCGCTCGCGTATCGAAACGGATCAAACCAGCCCGCTGCGCTTCCGCCAGTATGTGATCGACAACGGCGGCCCGTCCGATGGTATCGGTTCGGCCACCACCAACTCGATCCCGCTGACGGCCGCATGGCAGCGCGACAGCCGCGACAGCGCCCTGACGCCATCGATCGGCCGCTACCAGCGCATCAATCTGGAGGCTGACCTGATCGGCGACCAGAAATACTTCCGTGCCATCTATGAGCACCAGTATTTCCGTCCGCTGTTCAGCAAGGTCACGCTGGCCCTGAAGGGCGAGATCGACTACGGCCATGGCATCGGCAACCACGTCTATCCGGTCTTCAAGAACTTCTACGGCGGCGGTATCGGTTCCGTGCGCGGCTACCTGAGTTCCTCGCTGGGCGCGGTCGAGCCGTCCACCAACGATGCACTGGGCGGCGCTTCGCGCCTGATCGCCAACGCGGAGCTGCAGATGCCATTCCCCGGTTCGGGCAATGACCGCAGCCTGCGCTGGTTCGGTTTCCTCGACGGCGGCCAGGTCTACCAGGAAGGCGAAAAAATGCGTATTTCGCAAATGCGCTATTCTGCTGGCTTGGGGATCAGCTGGATTTCACCGGTGGGCCCGCTCAAGCTGAGCTATGCCAAGCCGCTGAACGCCAAGCCGACCGACCGCCTGGAGCGCTTCCAGTTCCAGATGGGTACCGGTTTCTAA
- the ispC gene encoding 1-deoxy-D-xylulose-5-phosphate reductoisomerase: MQYITILGATGSIGVSTLDVLARHPDQYSVYALSAHSKVAELAAQCVQFRPQRAVVGTAAAALELTRLLRGQGVSTEVEYGVDALCAIASAPQVTGVMAAIVGAAGLAPTLAAARAGKKVLLANKEALVMSGQLFIDAAHDNGAVLLPIDSEHNAIFQCLPHGHGRAPGAAGVAKIVLTASGGPFLTRDVETLDKVTPDQACKHPTWAMGRKISVDSATMMNKGLEVIEAHWLFGAPAEQIEVLIHPQSVIHSMVSYIDGSVLAQLGNPDMRTPIAHALAYPQRIASGVAQLDLAQVATLQFERPDFRRFPCLALAYDALRAGGTAPALLNAANEVAVQAFLDLQIGFRQIDRVIAHVIETVPHGAASSIEAVIEQDRLARVAAQAYIAGRLAA, from the coding sequence ATGCAATACATCACCATCCTTGGTGCGACCGGCTCGATCGGCGTCTCCACGCTGGACGTGCTCGCGCGTCATCCCGATCAATACAGCGTGTACGCGCTGAGTGCGCACAGCAAGGTGGCCGAACTGGCCGCCCAGTGCGTGCAGTTCCGTCCGCAGCGCGCCGTCGTCGGCACGGCGGCCGCCGCGCTTGAGCTGACCCGTCTGCTGCGCGGGCAGGGCGTGTCCACCGAAGTCGAGTACGGCGTGGACGCCCTGTGCGCCATCGCCAGCGCGCCGCAGGTCACGGGCGTGATGGCGGCCATCGTCGGCGCGGCCGGCCTGGCGCCCACTCTGGCGGCGGCACGTGCCGGCAAGAAAGTATTGCTGGCGAACAAGGAAGCGCTGGTCATGTCCGGCCAGCTGTTCATCGACGCCGCACACGACAACGGCGCCGTGCTGCTGCCGATCGACAGCGAGCACAACGCCATCTTCCAGTGCCTGCCGCATGGCCATGGCCGCGCGCCTGGCGCCGCTGGCGTGGCGAAGATCGTGCTGACGGCTTCCGGCGGCCCTTTCCTCACGCGCGACGTCGAGACGCTCGACAAGGTCACGCCCGACCAGGCGTGCAAGCATCCGACCTGGGCCATGGGGCGCAAGATTTCCGTCGATTCGGCCACCATGATGAACAAGGGCTTGGAAGTGATCGAGGCGCACTGGCTGTTCGGCGCGCCGGCGGAGCAGATCGAGGTGCTGATCCACCCGCAAAGCGTGATCCATTCGATGGTGTCGTATATCGACGGTTCCGTGCTGGCCCAGCTGGGCAATCCGGACATGCGCACGCCGATCGCGCACGCGCTGGCCTATCCGCAGCGTATCGCTTCTGGCGTGGCGCAGCTTGACCTGGCGCAAGTGGCCACCCTGCAGTTCGAACGTCCCGATTTCCGCCGTTTCCCCTGCCTGGCGCTCGCGTATGACGCCTTGCGCGCGGGCGGCACGGCGCCGGCCCTGCTGAACGCGGCCAATGAAGTGGCCGTGCAAGCCTTCCTCGACCTGCAGATCGGCTTCCGCCAGATCGACCGCGTGATTGCGCATGTGATCGAGACGGTGCCGCATGGCGCCGCTTCCAGCATCGAGGCCGTGATCGAACAGGACCGCCTGGCCCGGGTGGCGGCGCAGGCGTATATCGCCGGCAGGCTGGCCGCATGA
- the uppS gene encoding polyprenyl diphosphate synthase, which translates to MIYSSSTTAVPEVGTVPRHVAIIMDGNGRWATKRFLPRVAGHVKGAEAVRGVVEACLARGVGYLTLFAFSSENWRRPEEEVSMLMRLFVTMLEREVVKMHANDIRLKVVGDLSRFNEQLQSLIADAERKTARNTRLTVTICANYGGRWDIMQAVNKMTVEPATSGQAAGHAYTEEQLAPHLAMAYAPEPDLFIRTGGEQRISNFLLWQLAYTELFFTDTFWPDFNGDSLDAAIASYQQRERRFGRTSAQLTEKTN; encoded by the coding sequence ATGATCTATTCGAGTTCGACAACGGCAGTACCCGAGGTGGGCACGGTGCCGCGCCATGTGGCAATCATTATGGATGGCAATGGTCGCTGGGCAACCAAGCGCTTCCTGCCCCGCGTGGCCGGTCACGTCAAGGGCGCCGAGGCCGTGCGCGGCGTCGTCGAGGCGTGTCTCGCACGGGGCGTCGGCTACCTGACCCTGTTTGCCTTCAGTTCGGAAAACTGGCGTCGCCCGGAAGAGGAAGTGTCGATGCTGATGCGCCTGTTCGTCACCATGCTCGAACGCGAAGTGGTGAAGATGCACGCCAATGATATCCGCCTGAAAGTGGTGGGCGACCTGTCGCGCTTCAATGAGCAGCTGCAATCGCTGATCGCCGATGCCGAGCGCAAGACGGCGCGCAACACACGTCTGACGGTGACCATCTGCGCCAATTATGGCGGACGCTGGGACATCATGCAGGCGGTGAATAAAATGACGGTAGAGCCAGCCACCAGTGGCCAGGCTGCCGGACATGCCTACACGGAAGAGCAGCTGGCGCCACATCTGGCGATGGCGTATGCGCCCGAGCCTGACCTGTTTATCCGCACGGGCGGCGAACAGCGTATTTCCAACTTCCTGCTGTGGCAACTGGCGTACACTGAGTTGTTTTTTACCGATACCTTCTGGCCCGACTTCAATGGCGACAGCCTTGACGCGGCAATCGCCTCTTACCAGCAGCGCGAACGGCGCTTTGGCCGTACCAGCGCGCAATTAACCGAAAAGACAAACTGA
- a CDS encoding phosphatidate cytidylyltransferase — protein sequence MLKTRIITALVLLAVLLPVLYLNYFPAFAVIATAFFGAAVWESFRIFKNRQALLIAAVWTAAFAYTFFVGNGMAQLNFWFALCVAIWLIRFVPSLATGLPPTEGLGNTLLSLVYPVTIVGCFVAIIALFLHSPLYLLSVMALVWIADIGAYFSGKAFGKRKLAPSISPGKSWEGAIGGGIAVLVISAITIVAAPSLPVLQDTFAVQLQLRRGWLVALLVLLLVVAASIVGDLFESQLKRRAGIKDSSNLLPGHGGVLDRIDALIPVLPFAALVASWL from the coding sequence ATGCTGAAAACACGGATAATCACCGCCCTGGTCTTGTTGGCGGTCTTGCTGCCGGTTCTGTATCTGAATTATTTCCCCGCCTTCGCCGTGATCGCCACGGCGTTCTTCGGCGCCGCCGTCTGGGAAAGCTTCCGCATCTTCAAAAATCGCCAGGCGCTGCTGATCGCCGCCGTCTGGACCGCCGCCTTCGCCTATACGTTTTTTGTCGGCAACGGCATGGCGCAGCTCAATTTCTGGTTCGCGCTCTGCGTGGCCATCTGGCTGATCCGTTTCGTGCCGTCGCTGGCGACGGGCTTGCCCCCGACCGAGGGCCTGGGCAATACCTTGCTCAGCCTCGTGTATCCGGTGACCATCGTCGGCTGCTTCGTCGCCATCATCGCCTTGTTCCTGCATAGCCCTTTGTACCTGCTGTCCGTGATGGCCCTCGTATGGATCGCCGATATCGGCGCCTATTTCTCGGGCAAGGCTTTCGGCAAGCGCAAGCTGGCGCCAAGTATTTCCCCAGGGAAATCCTGGGAAGGTGCCATCGGCGGCGGCATCGCCGTGCTGGTCATTTCCGCCATCACCATCGTTGCCGCGCCATCGCTGCCGGTCCTGCAAGACACCTTCGCCGTGCAGCTGCAACTGCGCCGCGGCTGGCTGGTGGCCTTGCTGGTGCTGCTGCTGGTCGTTGCCGCCAGCATCGTCGGCGACCTGTTCGAATCCCAATTGAAACGCCGCGCCGGCATCAAGGACAGCAGCAACCTGCTGCCTGGCCATGGCGGCGTACTTGACCGTATCGACGCGTTGATCCCGGTCTTGCCGTTCGCCGCCCTGGTGGCCAGCTGGCTTTAA
- the pyrH gene encoding UMP kinase: MSKPAYKRVLLKLSGEALMGDDPYGINRATIERMVADVAEVAKLGVELAIVIGGGNIFRGVAPGAQGMDRATADYMGMLATVMNALALADAMRHVGITARVMSAIGIEQVVEPYVRPKALQYLEEGKVVVFAAGTGNPFFTTDTAAALRGSEISAEIVLKATKVDGVYTADPKKDPNATLFHTITFDDAIAKHLQVMDATAFALCRDQKLPIKVFSITKPGALMRVIMGEDEGTLVHV; this comes from the coding sequence ATGTCAAAACCAGCCTACAAGCGCGTCCTCCTCAAGTTGTCCGGCGAAGCCCTGATGGGCGATGATCCCTACGGCATCAACCGCGCCACGATCGAGCGCATGGTGGCCGATGTGGCCGAGGTGGCGAAGTTGGGTGTGGAACTGGCAATCGTGATTGGCGGCGGCAATATCTTCCGCGGCGTCGCGCCTGGCGCGCAAGGCATGGACCGTGCCACCGCCGACTACATGGGCATGCTCGCCACCGTGATGAACGCGCTGGCCCTGGCTGACGCCATGCGCCACGTCGGCATCACCGCGCGCGTCATGTCGGCCATCGGCATCGAACAGGTCGTCGAGCCGTACGTCCGCCCGAAAGCCCTGCAGTACCTGGAAGAAGGCAAAGTGGTCGTCTTCGCCGCCGGCACCGGCAATCCGTTCTTCACGACCGACACGGCAGCTGCCTTGCGCGGTTCCGAGATCAGCGCCGAGATCGTCCTGAAGGCCACCAAGGTCGACGGCGTCTACACGGCCGATCCGAAGAAGGATCCGAACGCCACCCTGTTCCACACGATTACGTTCGACGACGCCATCGCCAAGCACCTGCAAGTGATGGATGCCACGGCATTCGCCCTGTGCCGCGACCAGAAGTTGCCGATCAAGGTATTTTCGATCACCAAGCCTGGCGCGCTGATGCGCGTCATCATGGGCGAGGACGAGGGCACTCTGGTACACGTATAA